TGAAACCAAACATGGGATGTTAATCACGTCGATAATCctcttttaatcatttttattaattaaaataattactatttgattaaaatttatctataattagtATAGTGGATGTACATGACATGTGACTGGCTGTTGTCTTTGGATCTTGCACTTGTTTGTCTTGAGATGTGTGTGAATTTTTTACCATTCATTTCGAATTCTCAGACAAAATTTCCCTCAAAATATGTGTTGCTTTGCAACCTgctattatatttaaataaaataatataaaaataggccaaatcactttttcctacccaaggtttgatgaaagattaaacttatatttcattaatttttaaaattttaaatatctatttttttggttaaaatttattgataggATCATCGaggataaaaatattgttttatgaaaaaaattaaaaatttattatattttccttctaaatttaaaattttaataattacttttatttaaagtttaaaaaataaaaatatctccCTTAggattttcttctctcttcgacCATCTCTATTCCAGTCGATAGCCAACCCTTACAACCCATCCCGACCCTAACACTTCATCGTGGGAAAAACAAATCGTTTGTTTggataataaacaaataatcatcTTTGTCTAGATGATTTGTCATCGTCCAGTTAAAGATGAAGGGTCGAAAATTTGGATGATGACATCTGACCCTTCATCTTCGCCTGGACGATGACAAATTGtccagatgaagatgatttgtattcagacaaagatgattcatctCTAGATGAATTATTCATTTTCCAATGACGAAAGGTTGGGAAGGAGGGATGGGTGATAAGGGTCGACTATCACTCATAATGGAGGTGGCTAGAGAAGAGAAGTACATTATAGGGaggaaattgttacttttcaaattttggatgagaagattattagatttttaaacttagaggagcaatatgataaatttttaattttttaaatatttttaatagaataacatttttacccgtGACTCtaacattaaattttaataaaaaaataagtatttgcatttttttaaattagcaagtatgagtttgagttttcatcaaactttgggcGGGAATAAGTCATGTGGCCATAAAACAACTACTGAATATCCTCATAATATCCCTTAAGCATGTATAATATTCATACTCACAATTCAGTTTTATTCCCCTTCAATGATACCCTAATCCTATATAACACTCTTTCTTCGTAAATCaagttatgttaaaaaaattaatagtgtTTACTgtccataaatttttttaaaattgacaaTTAACTCTTTTATGTGTTAAACTTAAACGATTTTAAAGTAACAGTTtaacctaaacttttttttagataaaacaaAAACGTTTTAAAACTTACACATCAATCTTTGAAATCTTTAAAACTTTAGTTATCAACATCACTCATTCATTATCATCATGATTTCATCATTGTTAGTTTTCACTGTCTTCATTTGATGTCTCGATATGAGTGGTTGCTAGTGACAACTTCACtcaaatcatttataaaaaaaaaattattgtcgaTAACAACTCATATTGAGACAACTATGAAGGCGATGGGGAATAACAATGGTGAGATTGTGATAATGATGAAAAAGTGTCACCCATGGTAGGGCTTTCAGAGAAGGAGGTGAGGCTAAGAGggattaaaaaaagagaaagagagagaagagggttctaatacaatttttattttaatggttttttttttgctaatttatgattatatagtaatattaaaaataagatagttgaaataaaataaaattttcaattccttGCATtgtgttagggttttttttcattaccaaaatataattttggcTGACAAAGTGTTTTTAGGTCAAATATTCGAAGAATAAATGTAAGTTTActctaattattaataataaaacatttctcGATGAAATtcacatttgaaattttgtttcaaattttgtaacttAAGCCCATGAGATTATGTAAAAACAATTTTAGAGCGTTTGATTTgaataactttttattaaaaactaataaattatttaaaatatgtctaataataaaagatgtctaatcaatatttataaatatatataattattgctttgaataaagataataaaataatattaaaatattattttatttagttttttatataattattttaaaatattttttatattatttccatATAGTTATAATTACGTGGTATTTGTTGTGATTTTGTAGTGTAagtataataaaagaaattggaTAACAGAAATGCAGAAAATTGAAACTGAAAACACAAGTCTCTCTCaactatataaaattttcacatttcatattatatttttaccactaaaaaacatttatattaactttcttaagaaaaaaattggtgagatgaacaatttaaataaaaaatagtaatttttgcAATGTTTTGTAAAATAACATTAGACGTGACTAAATTacccaattaaaaattttattaagaaaagtTAGACAAAACCtagttaaggaaaaaaaagtatatttttcatcaaatatgttacttattttaaaaatttgctcTCTCTAATGTGGGTTAATTAGGTTATTTGTTCAGTTATTATATACtgatattgtttattaaatttttaattattgatatcgataatatttttgtgaataaacctaaaatgtttttattcaaatatatttatttgataccCAATTTTTAACTCTGCTAgagtttttatgaatataaaaaaaattagtaatctTAAATGTGTTTCCTTCTAATTTAGATCATtattatggccaaaggactatttcccacctaaactatgttgaattctcaaagttccctccgttaactttgaaattttcatttacttaTCTATGAccatttaaatatgttaattttaagggtaaaatcgttattttatatttaatattaaaaataaacttaaatattatttcatttcccctcctaaatttaaaaaactaacttttctcccataaaccaagtttgaaaaaataacattgcccccctagagtttagttttaaaacttgttCACTTTCTCCAgttgtctctccctcccgacgatTTTCTTTCCTCTGACGACCCTTCTCAACTCCATCCCAACCCATCCAACGCTGAGATACGTCGTctgagaagagaaatcgtcttcccagataaAGATGAGACTACTAGTCTTTGTCTAggaagatgagtcgtcttcatctgggaagacgatcgtcttcctagaccaCAAAAACCAGATCGATCAATCtcatttttgtcatttgggaagacgatttctcttctcagATGACGTCTTTCGACGTCGGATAGGTTGGGGTGTAGTTGAGGCAGACCGTTAGAGGAAGGGAAAtcattgggagggagagacggtgGGTGATGACATCGAAGAAAGTGAACGAATTTtgaactaaaccctagggggaaaaatgtgattttttcaaacttggtttaggagataaaatgttagtttttaaacttttaagggaaaaatgagattaaattttcaggggttaaagttccattaaatttaattggctataggtgggtaaatgatattttcaaagttaaagaaaagaactttgaaaattcagaaTAGTTTGGTTGAAAAATACTCGTTTGGCCAATTATTAATTgggtgagagagagagagagagagagagggagagagatttaTCTAACTCATTCGATAAGTTACACCATTTTGAggttatttaaattaatttttaattttaataaaaatcgaattttatagttttaagaGAATTTTAATGATAACGAGTTAGGTTAGGTGACGGTAGAGTTACTAGTGGAGCGAGGGTAGGTGTAATGGGTTAGACGTCGGTTTTATTTCTTGAGCCAAATTTACAAGGGTTATATTTGTAATTCCACCAATTGGGTCCTCCCACTAAATCTTGACAAAACTCACCTAATTCATCTGGTTAGGTGAGTTTTCCTGTTAGCCTGAGCCTTTGGAGTTCAAAATTCCTCAATATATGTAATGATATTAAGATAAGGGATTATTAGAGAAATGTATGTTATTAGTATTATAATATACATTAAAGACAATTATTGATAGGGGGTTTATAAAGTTTCATATTTCTTGTTCATTTTGGCATAAGTCTGGGtagattcgaattaaattaaatttaaatttaggttaattcaaattcaacttagtTTAAAAGAGTcgaatttgtattaaattaattcgtgttaaactcaatttgagagAAATCTAGTTTAACTTTGACTCGATATTGTAATCGAATcgaaatcaaccaaaaatatattattttaatatgtattgattaaaacgatatcatttcaattatttaagttaaaattttttaaaattgcaagCTTAGCAAGTCAAACCCGAACACCCCAAGCTTCTTGAGCTCCTCTATACTAAActtgttttgagtttatttgtaCCAAACTGATAATCGAGCTTGAATCTATCCACCCATGAGGAAGATTTcaattaaatgttaatgtttTTTCTTGCAAAAGTGGTATTAGAAgtagaaattattaatttttttaatattaatattttgttaattatttaatatatggtTAAACTCTAACCAAGTTAGCTTAGTCTCGAAAGTTAATTTggcttaatttaatttagttcgcattatttgaactcaaattcaaattgagttcgaATCAGGATGAGTGACAATAAACGAAACTCAAGTTAGATAAAATTCGATTTAGTCCAAACTGTCATAATAGTTCAATTCCGTTTAAATATAATGTttagttaaattcgaattatatcaaataattattaaaatgatatcattttatttattattaaataaaataatgttattttattaataaatcaatgaACTCAAGTCAGAACTTCAAAtcataaactcaaattgaatttgaattaaatcgaatcaaactctTAAGTCTGAACTCAAACTATCTCTAATTTTAgctcatttaatttaaacaaaactattttttattcaaattaaatttgaaataaaaagccttcaaattcaactcaatttatATCCACCTATGATCATAGGAAATTCATGTCATTAATTTATgcaaaaacatttttctttttattttaacattacaGGCCATAAACTAATGTCGACTCGGCTCAGTTTCCTTCCATGCCGCCGCCGCCCCTAACATTATTAGGTGGTTAGTAAAGACTTCCTCATCGATAACTTAAAAAAGCATAATTAAACTGAAAATAGACGATGTAATTACCAAAAACACCCTTACCTAACACAAAGAGGTTCACCAGACAGGCAGGCCGGTTCTTTATAAAAAACCCTTCTCATGTTTCAAGATTTTCTCCAGGTTCTAGTTCCTGTCAGGTGTCATAAACTGAACTGGTAAATTAACTTCCACCAGAACCTAAACAAATATCCCATTATGGCTCTCATTGGCGGAAGCACCTCCATTGCTCCCAGCAAATCTTCCTTTATTCAGCCTCAAACTCCGCCCTTCATCTCCAAAACCAGATCATATGTCCTTCCCATCACCGCCGTCCACGCCGCTGATTCTGCTAAACCCTCTGTGAAGAGCTCCACAACTCCGGCGGCTCAGCCAATCACCAAGACACAGAATGCGGGTACCGGGAAATGGGCGGTTGAAAGCTGGAAATCGAAGAAGGCTTTGCAGTTGCCCGAGTACCCGAACAAGGAAGAGCTGGAATCTGTCCTTAAAACTCTTGACGCTTTCCCTCCGATTGTGTTCGCTGGTGAAGCTAGGAGCTTGGAGGAGCGCCTCGGTGAAGCCGCAATGGGTAAAGCCTTTTTGCTTCAAGGAGGAGACTGCGCTGAGAGTTTCAAAGAGTTTAATGCTAATAACATTCGTGACACTTTCAGAATCCTTCTTCAGATGGGTGCCGTGTTGATGTTCGGCGGTCAAATGCCCGTTATCAAGGTTTGTATTTTTTAGGGGCATTTGTTactgtgttttttttaatttttttgatttgttatatgttttgttgatggttattattttttttttaatatataggtGGGGAGAATGGCGGGGCAGTTTGCCAAGCCGAGATCAGAACCATTTGAGGAGAAGAGTGGCGTGAAGCTACCGAGTTACAGAGGGGATAATGTGAATGGAGACGCTTTTGATGAGAATTCGAGGATTCCAGATCCACAGAGAATGATTAGAGCTTATTGTCAATCCGCAGCTACGTTGAATCTTCTCAGGGCTTTTGCTACTGGTGGTTATGCTGCGATGCAGAGGGTTACACAATGGAATTTGGATTTCACCGAACACAGCGAGCAAGGAGATAGGTAACctgcttaatttttttgattgatttagtCTTAGATTACCAATATGACTtaattggattttttaaaattttttaaggtgGTTGTACTGTATTGACTCCGTTTTGATTCGGTCTTAGATCGGTAAgtattaaattgtaaaattttggcTGTGGCTTTAGAAAAGTTTGGTCGTTTTCACCTTTgcttttttcatgttttttgtgtttctcAGAGGTCAATTGTAGATGGTGTAAAGACTGGATAACATTTTTCACGCAGAATATGCCATATGCATCACCATCATTGCTGGGGTTTTTTGGATTGTCTAAAAATGGCTTAATCTGGGATGCTTAATACCTTTTCTCAACTTATTTTTAGCCTTGTCTAAAAGATAGTATGTTTGTTTGCATTCTATAATACCATTTTGTCTGGTGTTTTGTGAAGTCAGATTGTAAATGTATCCTTGTGTGGAATAATCACATGTATAATTGGAATAAGTTAGTCCGAATATCCTAAGTATCCCACTCtttggtgtttgaattttttaccttaattatgatgtttctttaaaaataaacataatcatattggatgatgatgaaattaatttatcttgTGGCTATGTAACAAGTATTTTATCTAATACTTCTATCATATGTTACTTGAAGTGATAATTGTCTGTGTCTTGAAATGGCAGGTACCGTGAACTTGCTCACCGGGTTGATGAGGCCCTTGGATTTATGTCTGCTGCCGGACTCACAGTTGACCATCCTATCATGACAACAACTGAGTTCTGGACATCACACGAGTGCTTGCTCTTGCCATATGAGCAGTCACTTACCAGGCTTGATTCAACTTCTGGCCTTTTCTATGATTGCTCTGCTCATTTTCTTTGGGCTGGAGAACGAACCAGGCAGCTGGATGGTGCTCATGTTGAGTTTCTGAGAGGTGTTGCGAACCCTCTAGGCATTAAGGTACAATATATATGCATTTATCATGTCTAGTTACATTGATTCAATTATGTTATGTACAAAATAAAGGATGAGGTctctataatttaatatgatttggttaaacataaatttaaactctacTGATGAATTTTCTCTTCTACTCCAGGTCAGCGATAAGATGGATCCAAATGAGCTAGTTAAGCTCATTGAGATCTTAAATCCTCAGAGTAAACCTGGGAGGATAACAATTATCACAAGAATGGGTGCTGAGAACATGAGAGTGAAGCTTCCCCATCTGATCAGGGCAGTTCGCCGGGCAGGCCAAATTGTTACGTGGGTCAGTGATCCTATGCATGGTAACACCATCAAGGCTCCCTGTGGTCTCAAAACTCGTCCGTTTGATGCTATCAGGGTAAATactcatcatttttttaatagattagattaaatttctgAGGAATTTCTTGATCagcataaatttaaatttaattcatcaTGCTTTccctaatttctattaaaattttaccctTTAGGAATTTGGCGAAATCTTATTGGTTACAGGGAAAATAATACGAATTTGAGATTGATAAATGAGAATAATGGTTAATTAAATGGCTTCCTCTAGTAAGTTCATCTCAAACTCTGACAAAAACAGTTACTCTATACAAATAATGTAGAGCTGTTTGAGCATAGATGTGTCAAACTCAACAACCATTGCTCATAGCTATAAGCATGCTTTTGCAATCAGAGATTTTTCTTTAGGCATGTTTGATTgatctcttcttcatttttgaaGTGGGCAGCATACTCAATCATCCTGAGTGTTGGTATTTTGTGGTTTCAaagaaatcataattttttctttagtaaaagaGATAGTGAGATACGCAATAAAATTGAGCATTGGCATATTGTAGTTTCAAAGAAATCATAATGCTTCTGAGGTAAGCATTGAGCTTTAGTTGGTGAGAAAGAGacaacttataatatttttttttgtgtccAAATGGTCATTCTAGATTTTTTAAGCATGCATCCGATAATTTAAGTTAGACAATTCTTTGTTAGGTAGGTAGTTGCATTCCCCAGTAGCTTTCGTGGGAGTAATGAACTCTTTTCCCATTAAAAAGATAGAAGGGTATGAATTGTTTGAGGCGGCAGCTgccatataattttcttttcctcagTAAGTATTGCACATTGAAACAGAAATCGTTGCGCCAGCAGATACATAACagacattttgatacaaatacTTATCCTACTTCATTTTTCCAGGCCGAAGTGAGAGCATTCTTTGATGTGCATGAGCAAGAAGGAAGCCATCCAGGAGGTGTACACTTGGAGATGACGGGCCAGAATGTAACAGAGTGCATTGGTGGATCAAGAACAGTGACGTTTGATGACTTGAGTTCACGCTACCACACCCATTGCGACCCTAGACTCAATGCTTCACAGTCACTTGAGCTTGCCTTTATCATTGCTGAGCGCCTTCGAAAGAGAAGAATCAATTCACAGCAACCTCTTGTCCCTTCCCCCTCATCTTCCCCTTCGGTGCTGTAGAATGAATGGATTAAGGGATCCCACAAATATGTTACTTTTATAAATAGAGattgtatttgatttgattttctgTTATGTattgtatgtatgtgtatgctAGAAGTGGAAGTGATGATATGAGACCATCTGTGTTCGGATTAAAAGATGATTTTTCAtcctttaaagtttgaaaattcttatttttgcaCTCATCAAATTTGGTTATGTTGAGGTTAACTTGAGCTACACAAAGCCGAATTTCTTTGAATGAGAATggatatggattgaaacaaatattatgcattcttattttgaatacataaataggtaCTACCATCAACAAAGCATTGGAGATCCAAAGATTTTAGACTTTCCATTACTTTGGCATATTCTCTCATTGTAACTTGGCATGATGGAATATGCTATTATATTAATGTTAAGAGTCTGATTTGTGTCCGTAGGCTGCTAATTTCAAAAAAGgatataaatttgattactttattcaaatgaattttttgttgGTCGGTTGGTCTAATCTTGCTTTGACAGGTTTAGACATGTCAATTAGACTATGTCGAATAGAGACCCAATACGAAGCACAAAAAAAGCAAGATATGAGAAAGCTCAGTCTGATACTGTAGTATGTCAGACTAGACTCATAGGCCAGGTCTtaagctttaatattaagctcaTGGGTTGACCAGCCCGACccaatactatttaaaaataattttttttaaaaatttttgttggtAGAAGGTATTCTTCTGCGTTGCGGTAGAAGGCAAAAGTCTTGTTAGGCAGAGGGAAGCAAAGCTTAGCAGAAGCCTTGgccttcatttatttttttttactttttaattaatttatttatttttatattaacctattcaattttttttcattttcactcttgtt
The sequence above is a segment of the Mangifera indica cultivar Alphonso unplaced genomic scaffold, CATAS_Mindica_2.1 Un_0008, whole genome shotgun sequence genome. Coding sequences within it:
- the LOC123205490 gene encoding phospho-2-dehydro-3-deoxyheptonate aldolase 1, chloroplastic-like → MALIGGSTSIAPSKSSFIQPQTPPFISKTRSYVLPITAVHAADSAKPSVKSSTTPAAQPITKTQNAGTGKWAVESWKSKKALQLPEYPNKEELESVLKTLDAFPPIVFAGEARSLEERLGEAAMGKAFLLQGGDCAESFKEFNANNIRDTFRILLQMGAVLMFGGQMPVIKVGRMAGQFAKPRSEPFEEKSGVKLPSYRGDNVNGDAFDENSRIPDPQRMIRAYCQSAATLNLLRAFATGGYAAMQRVTQWNLDFTEHSEQGDRYRELAHRVDEALGFMSAAGLTVDHPIMTTTEFWTSHECLLLPYEQSLTRLDSTSGLFYDCSAHFLWAGERTRQLDGAHVEFLRGVANPLGIKVSDKMDPNELVKLIEILNPQSKPGRITIITRMGAENMRVKLPHLIRAVRRAGQIVTWVSDPMHGNTIKAPCGLKTRPFDAIRAEVRAFFDVHEQEGSHPGGVHLEMTGQNVTECIGGSRTVTFDDLSSRYHTHCDPRLNASQSLELAFIIAERLRKRRINSQQPLVPSPSSSPSVL